In Mercurialis annua linkage group LG6, ddMerAnnu1.2, whole genome shotgun sequence, the following are encoded in one genomic region:
- the LOC126688173 gene encoding putative phosphatidylinositol 4-phosphate 5-kinase 11 isoform X3: MAETKDHKNSSDATKDVRCKRVQYHLDESNYHGRITELEWKDYCPDIFRNIQEHERMINSGEYAMLLCSKDILKEVSSPGKPGRLIVLSTDGRFVIKILRKSEMKVILETLQNYCGHVKRNNSSLLLRLYGLHSVRQLGGLKVYFTIFANPIPLDRNIFGVYSLKGSSKGRKVQKYRVDEYIIHKDSDFDFCFYLNPLVRERLLAQIKIDCEFLEAAGIIEYSLLIGLAMQTSYTGSVDSPSIYSKNSISASSSPAPSSDSDTISSCSSDEFEDSQLSFADACTEPNSPEMRRSCRGMAARAVRTNTTGGESPESFSVMLYFQVVDFYNKFNVYKRIEHLYKSIQFDSKSISAIKPPDYSSRFQDFLEQIFLIEDSVDFATANWNSDQGRKCL, from the exons atggcGGAGACAAAAGATCATAAAAATTCGTCGGATGCAACAAAAGATGTCCGATGCAAAAGGGTGCAATACCATCTCGACGAATCTAATTATCATGGCAGAATTACCGAGCTAGAATGGAAGGATTATTGTCCTGATATTTTCAG AAACATTCAAGAGCACGAGAGGATGATTAATTCCGGTGAATACGCTATGTTGCTGTGTTCGAAGGACATCCTGAAGGAGGTTTCTTCGCCAGGAAAACCAGGTCGTCTGATTGTTCTATCCACCGACGGACGGTTCGTGATCAAAATCCTGAGAAAATCTGAAATGAAG GTAATCCTGGAAACTCTTCAGAATTACTGTGGACATGTGAAGAGGAATAATTCTTCACTATTGCTCAGATTGTACGGACTTCATTCTGTTAGACAACTCGGAGGTCTTAAG GTTTACTTCACTATTTTTGCAAATCCTATTCCACTGGATAGGAACATTTTCGGAGTTTATAGTCTCAAAGGCTCGTCGAAAGGACGAAAGGTTCAGAAATATAGAGTTGATGAGTACATCATTCATAAGGATTCAGATTTTGATTTTTGCTTTTACCTGAATCCATTGGTTAGAGAAAGACTCTTAGC GCAAATCAAGATTGATTGTGAATTTCTAGAGGCGGCTGGTATAATTGAATACAGTCTTTTAATCGGTTTAGCTATGCAAACTTCATATACTG GTTCAGTGGATAGCCCAAGTATATACAGCAAGAACTCGATCTCTGCATCTTCTTCTCCCGCACCTTCATCTGATAGCGACACTATCTCTAGCTGCTCTTCAGATGAATTTGAGGATTCGCAATTGAGTTTCGCTGATGCCTGCACGGAGCCTAATAG CCCTGAAATGAGGAGAAGCTGTAGAGGAATGGCTGCACGCGCAGTACGAACAAATACGACAGGAGGAGAGTCACCGGAAAGCTTCAGCGTAATGTTATATTTTCAAGTTGTGGACTTCTATAACAAGTTCAATGTGTACAAGCGTATTGAGCATCTTTACAAATCAATCCAATTTGATTCGAAATCAATCTCTGCTATAAAGCCGCCCGATTATTCCAGTCGCTTCCAAGATTTCCTTGAACAAATATTTCTCATAGAAGATTCTGTGGATTTCGCAACTGCCAATTG GAATTCAGATCAAGGCCGCAAATGTTTATGA
- the LOC126688173 gene encoding putative phosphatidylinositol 4-phosphate 5-kinase 11 isoform X1, with protein sequence MAETKDHKNSSDATKDVRCKRVQYHLDESNYHGRITELEWKDYCPDIFRNIQEHERMINSGEYAMLLCSKDILKEVSSPGKPGRLIVLSTDGRFVIKILRKSEMKVILETLQNYCGHVKRNNSSLLLRLYGLHSVRQLGGLKVYFTIFANPIPLDRNIFGVYSLKGSSKGRKVQKYRVDEYIIHKDSDFDFCFYLNPLVRERLLAQIKIDCEFLEAAGIIEYSLLIGLAMQTSYTVDSPSIYSKNSISASSSPAPSSDSDTISSCSSDEFEDSQLSFADACTEPNSPEMRRSCRGMAARAVRTNTTGGESPESFSVMLYFQVVDFYNKFNVYKRIEHLYKSIQFDSKSISAIKPPDYSSRFQDFLEQIFLIEDSVDFATANWNSDQGRKCL encoded by the exons atggcGGAGACAAAAGATCATAAAAATTCGTCGGATGCAACAAAAGATGTCCGATGCAAAAGGGTGCAATACCATCTCGACGAATCTAATTATCATGGCAGAATTACCGAGCTAGAATGGAAGGATTATTGTCCTGATATTTTCAG AAACATTCAAGAGCACGAGAGGATGATTAATTCCGGTGAATACGCTATGTTGCTGTGTTCGAAGGACATCCTGAAGGAGGTTTCTTCGCCAGGAAAACCAGGTCGTCTGATTGTTCTATCCACCGACGGACGGTTCGTGATCAAAATCCTGAGAAAATCTGAAATGAAG GTAATCCTGGAAACTCTTCAGAATTACTGTGGACATGTGAAGAGGAATAATTCTTCACTATTGCTCAGATTGTACGGACTTCATTCTGTTAGACAACTCGGAGGTCTTAAG GTTTACTTCACTATTTTTGCAAATCCTATTCCACTGGATAGGAACATTTTCGGAGTTTATAGTCTCAAAGGCTCGTCGAAAGGACGAAAGGTTCAGAAATATAGAGTTGATGAGTACATCATTCATAAGGATTCAGATTTTGATTTTTGCTTTTACCTGAATCCATTGGTTAGAGAAAGACTCTTAGC GCAAATCAAGATTGATTGTGAATTTCTAGAGGCGGCTGGTATAATTGAATACAGTCTTTTAATCGGTTTAGCTATGCAAACTTCATATACTG TGGATAGCCCAAGTATATACAGCAAGAACTCGATCTCTGCATCTTCTTCTCCCGCACCTTCATCTGATAGCGACACTATCTCTAGCTGCTCTTCAGATGAATTTGAGGATTCGCAATTGAGTTTCGCTGATGCCTGCACGGAGCCTAATAG CCCTGAAATGAGGAGAAGCTGTAGAGGAATGGCTGCACGCGCAGTACGAACAAATACGACAGGAGGAGAGTCACCGGAAAGCTTCAGCGTAATGTTATATTTTCAAGTTGTGGACTTCTATAACAAGTTCAATGTGTACAAGCGTATTGAGCATCTTTACAAATCAATCCAATTTGATTCGAAATCAATCTCTGCTATAAAGCCGCCCGATTATTCCAGTCGCTTCCAAGATTTCCTTGAACAAATATTTCTCATAGAAGATTCTGTGGATTTCGCAACTGCCAATTG GAATTCAGATCAAGGCCGCAAATGTTTATGA
- the LOC126688173 gene encoding putative phosphatidylinositol 4-phosphate 5-kinase 11 isoform X2, whose product MAETKDHKNSSDATKDVRCKRVQYHLDESNYHGRITELEWKDYCPDIFRNIQEHERMINSGEYAMLLCSKDILKEVSSPGKPGRLIVLSTDGRFVIKILRKSEMKVILETLQNYCGHVKRNNSSLLLRLYGLHSVRQLGGLKVYFTIFANPIPLDRNIFGVYSLKGSSKGRKVQKYRVDEYIIHKDSDFDFCFYLNPLVRERLLAQIKIDCEFLEAAGIIEYSLLIGLAMQTSYTGSVDSPSIYSKNSISASSSPAPSSDSDTISSCSSDEFEDSQLSFADACTEPNSPEMRRSCRGMAARAVRTNTTGGESPESFSVMLYFQVVDFYNKFNVYKRIEHLYKSIQFDSKSISAIKPPDYSSRFQDFLEQIFLIEDSVDFATAN is encoded by the exons atggcGGAGACAAAAGATCATAAAAATTCGTCGGATGCAACAAAAGATGTCCGATGCAAAAGGGTGCAATACCATCTCGACGAATCTAATTATCATGGCAGAATTACCGAGCTAGAATGGAAGGATTATTGTCCTGATATTTTCAG AAACATTCAAGAGCACGAGAGGATGATTAATTCCGGTGAATACGCTATGTTGCTGTGTTCGAAGGACATCCTGAAGGAGGTTTCTTCGCCAGGAAAACCAGGTCGTCTGATTGTTCTATCCACCGACGGACGGTTCGTGATCAAAATCCTGAGAAAATCTGAAATGAAG GTAATCCTGGAAACTCTTCAGAATTACTGTGGACATGTGAAGAGGAATAATTCTTCACTATTGCTCAGATTGTACGGACTTCATTCTGTTAGACAACTCGGAGGTCTTAAG GTTTACTTCACTATTTTTGCAAATCCTATTCCACTGGATAGGAACATTTTCGGAGTTTATAGTCTCAAAGGCTCGTCGAAAGGACGAAAGGTTCAGAAATATAGAGTTGATGAGTACATCATTCATAAGGATTCAGATTTTGATTTTTGCTTTTACCTGAATCCATTGGTTAGAGAAAGACTCTTAGC GCAAATCAAGATTGATTGTGAATTTCTAGAGGCGGCTGGTATAATTGAATACAGTCTTTTAATCGGTTTAGCTATGCAAACTTCATATACTG GTTCAGTGGATAGCCCAAGTATATACAGCAAGAACTCGATCTCTGCATCTTCTTCTCCCGCACCTTCATCTGATAGCGACACTATCTCTAGCTGCTCTTCAGATGAATTTGAGGATTCGCAATTGAGTTTCGCTGATGCCTGCACGGAGCCTAATAG CCCTGAAATGAGGAGAAGCTGTAGAGGAATGGCTGCACGCGCAGTACGAACAAATACGACAGGAGGAGAGTCACCGGAAAGCTTCAGCGTAATGTTATATTTTCAAGTTGTGGACTTCTATAACAAGTTCAATGTGTACAAGCGTATTGAGCATCTTTACAAATCAATCCAATTTGATTCGAAATCAATCTCTGCTATAAAGCCGCCCGATTATTCCAGTCGCTTCCAAGATTTCCTTGAACAAATATTTCTCATAGAAGATTCTGTGGATTTCGCAACTGCCAATTG A
- the LOC126653498 gene encoding F-box/kelch-repeat protein At3g61590, translating to MEGETSWINDCYDDVARDVEDFDSFSELSDECNKENNAISLDLILPDDLLERILAYLPIASIFRAGSVCKRWREIVSSRRFLWNFSRVLSQKPWYFMFTSSDEPVGYAYDPILRKWYGIDLPWIETSNLSIASSCGLVCFMDNDRRSKLYVCNPITKFCKKLEEPLGLKIADYSALAISVDRIAHGYTISIVKSKEVPGNFFQWDLTIYTYDSDTRMWLTSWSEVMTGWRSGHESVICGGVLYVLIYSTGGGMPENRHGLITYNLSSRSSHGLLIMSFIPVPCPLTCGRLMNLKDKLVMVGGIGKPDRPDIIKGIGIWILNGREWQEMGRMPHKYFQGFGELDDVFGSSGTDELIYIQSYGAPALLVFDMNLKQWKWSQKCPVTKRFPLQLFTGFCFEPRLEIEP from the coding sequence ATGGAGGGAGAGACGTCGTGGATCAATGATTGCTATGATGATGTGGCGAGAGATGTTGAGGATTTTGATTCGTTCTCAGAGCTTAGTGATGAATGCAATAAAGAAAATAATGCAATTTCTCTGGACTTAATTTTACCTGATGATTTGTTGGAACGGATTCTGGCGTATCTTCCCATCGCTAGCATCTTCAGAGCAGGTTCTGTGTGTAAAAGATGGCGTGAGATCGTTAGTTCGAGGAGGTTTTTATGGAACTTCTCGCGTGTTCTGTCACAAAAGCCGTGGTACTTTATGTTTACAAGCTCGGATGAACCTGTTGGCTATGCCTATGATCCAATTCTTCGGAAATGGTATGGCATCGATCTCCCCTGGATCGAAACATCCAATTTGTCTATTGCTTCATCTTGTGGTTTGGTTTGCTTCATGGACAACGACAGGAGAAGCAAGTTATATGTCTGCAACCCTATCACCAAATTCTGCAAGAAGCTCGAGGAGCCGTTGGGTTTAAAAATTGCTGATTACAGTGCACTTGCAATTTCAGTTGACAGAATTGCACACGGGTATACAATATCGATTGTGAAGTCTAAAGAAGTCCCGGGAAACTTTTTTCAGTGGGATCTCACTATTTATACTTACGATTCTGATACGCGGATGTGGCTGACTTCCTGGAGTGAGGTTATGACAGGGTGGAGAAGCGGCCACGAGAGTGTGATCTGCGGTGGGGTTTTGTATGTTTTAATCTACTCAACCGGAGGCGGTATGCCAGAGAATCGTCACGGTTTAATCACGTACAATCTCTCCAGTCGATCTTCTCACGGTCTGTTAATAATGAGTTTCATCCCAGTACCGTGTCCGCTTACTTGTGGCCGTTTGATGAATTTGAAGGATAAGCTGGTAATGGTGGGCGGAATTGGTAAACCTGATCGTCCTGACATAATTAAGGGTATCGGTATATGGATCCTGAACGGTAGAGAATGGCAAGAGATGGGCCGTATGCCGCACAAGTATTTCCAAGGATTTGGGGAGTTGGACGACGTATTCGGTAGCAGCGGCACGGATGAGCTTATATACATCCAGAGTTATGGAGCTCCAGCTCTTCTTGTTTTTGACATGAATCTGAAACAATGGAAGTGGTCACAGAAATGCCCGGTGACAAAGAGGTTCCCACTTCAGCTCTTTACTGGTTTTTGCTTCGAACCCAGGCTTGAGATTGAGCCATAA